The following coding sequences are from one Salvia hispanica cultivar TCC Black 2014 chromosome 3, UniMelb_Shisp_WGS_1.0, whole genome shotgun sequence window:
- the LOC125215389 gene encoding ferritin-3, chloroplastic-like, with the protein MLLTAANSLLQPLAPRLLHGGGAGDLPLCSRRAGCLVMNASTEANNPAIVTAVFEPFEEVKKELLLVPTVPHASLARHVYSDRCEAAINDQINVEYNVSYVYHAMYAYFDRDNVALKGIAKFFKEASVEEREHAEKFMEYQNKRGGKVKLQGMMTPISDYDHLDKGDALYAMELALSLEKLTNEKLLNLHKVADENNDVQLADFVESEFLGEQVESIKKISEYVAQLRRVGAGHGVWNFNQMLLAGATAV; encoded by the exons ATGTTGCTCACAGCGGCCAATTCACTGCTTCAGCCTCTCGCTCCTCGCCTCCTCCACGGCGGCGGAGCCGGAGATCTGCCTCTGTGTAGCCGGAGAGCTGGCTGTCTGGTCATGAACGCCTCCACTGAAGCTAACAATCCGGCGATTGTGACCGCGGTTTTCGAGCCGTTCGAGGAAGTGAAGAAGGAACTCCTTCTCGTCCCCACCGTTCCACACGCCTCCCTTGCTCGCCATGTCTACTCTGACCGCTGCGAAGCCGCTATCAACGATCAGATCAa TGTGGAATATAATGTATCTTACGTGTATCACGCAATGTATGCCTACTTCGACAGAGACAACGTGGCTCTTAAGGGGATTGCCAA GTTTTTTAAAGAAGCCAGTGTAGAAGAAAGGGAACATGCAGAGAAGTTTATGGAATATCAG AATAAGAGAGGTGGCAAAGTTAAGTTGCAGGGGATGATGACGCCGATCTCTGACTATGATCACCTCGACAAAGGAGATGCATTGTATG cAATGGAGCTCGCTCTATCTCTGGAAAAGTTGACAAATGAAAAGCTTCTGAATTTACACAAG GTGGCTGATGAGAACAACGACGTCCAGCTTGCAGATTTTGTGGAGAGTGAGTTTTTGGGCGAGCAG GTTGAGTCCATCAAGAAGATATCTGAATACGTTGCTCAGTTGAGAAGGGTTGGCGCAGGCCATG GTGTTTGGAACTTTAATCAGATGCTTCTAGCTGGCGCTACGGCAGTTTGA